The following proteins come from a genomic window of Bos mutus isolate GX-2022 chromosome 21, NWIPB_WYAK_1.1, whole genome shotgun sequence:
- the ISLR2 gene encoding immunoglobulin superfamily containing leucine-rich repeat protein 2 isoform X4: MMMGDSNIEEQLCGRCEVAATDVGSALGLSSWLRDIQSGEGVATRGQRTESWRAAGSAMVPLRALCLAWALLGAAAACPEPCACVDKYAHQFADCAYKELREVPEGLPANVTTLSLSANKITVLRRGAFADVTQVTSLWLAHNEVRTVEPGSLAVLSQLKNLDLSHNLISSFPWSDLRNLSALQLLKMNHNRLGSLPRDALGALPDLRSLRINNNRLRTLAPGTFDALSALSHLQLYHNPFHCSCSLVWLQAWAASTRVSLPEPDSIACASPPELQGVPVHRLPALSCVPPSVHLSMEPPPEAPGSPLPSGLTLMVHCVAEGHPTPRLQWQLQIPGGTVVLAPQVLSGEDGGDGAEDGEGEGDGDGPTQTEAPTPTPAHAWPAPPATQRFLALTNGSLLVPFLSAKEAGVYTCRAHNELGANSTSVRVAVAAAGPPKHAPGAGGDPDGQAPTSERKSTAKTRGNSVLTSKPEGKIKGQGVGRVSVLGDSEMGPEQEEAEEEAGEGEEAENQVPADPMEEQRCGQGDLSRYVSNHAFNQSAELKPHVFELGVIALDVAEREARVQLTPLAARWGPGPGGASGGGRPGRRPLRLLYLCPAGGGAAVQWSRVEEGVNAYWFRGLRPGTNYSVCLALAGEACHVQVVFATKKELPSLLVIVAVSVFLLVLATVPLLGAACCHLLAKHPGKPYRLILRPQAPDPMEKRIAADFDPRASYLESEKSYPAGGEAGGEEPEEAPGEGLDEDAEQGDPSGDLQREESLAACSLVESQSKANQEEFEAGSEYSDRLPLGAEAVDIAQEINGNYRQTVG; this comes from the exons ATGATGATGGGTGATTCTAATATTGAAGAGCAACTGTGTGGACGGTGTGAGG TCGCAGCAACAGATGTGGGAAGCGCCCTTGGGCTGTCGTCCTGGCTCCGCGACATCCAGTCTGGAGAGGGGGTTGCAACCCGAGGGCAGCGCACGGAGAGTTGGAGAGCAGCCG GATCAGCGATGGTGCCCTTGAGGGCCCTGTGTCTGGCTTGGGCGCTGCTAGGAGCGGCCGCAGCGTGCCCAGAGCCGTGCGCCTGCGTGGACAAGTACGCGCACCAGTTCGCCGACTGCGCCTACAAGGAGCTGCGCGAGGTTCCAGAAGGACTGCCGGCCAACGTGACCACGCTCAGTCTGTCGGCGAACAAGATCACCGTATTGCGGCGCGGGGCTTTCGCCGACGTCACGCAGGTCACCTCGCTGTGGTTGGCGCACAATGAGGTGCGCACGGTGGAACCCGGCTCGCTGGCCGTGCTGAGCCAGCTCAAGAACCTCGACCTGAGCCACAACCTCATATCCAGCTTCCCATGGAGCGACCTGCGTAATCTGAGCGCGCTACAGCTGCTCAAGATGAACCACAACCGCCTGGGCTCGTTGCCCCGGGACGCACTCGGTGCGCTGCCTGATCTGCGCTCTCTGCGCATCAACAACAACCGGCTTCGCACACTGGCTCCCGGCACCTTCGACGCGCTAAGCGCGCTGTCGCATCTGCAACTCTACCACAACCCCTTCCACTGCAGTTGCAGTCTTGTGTGGCTGCAGGCCTGGGCCGCGAGCACCCGGGTCTCCTTGCCCGAGCCCGACTCCATCGCGTGCGCCTCGCCTCCTGAGCTGCAGGGCGTGCCGGTGCATCGCCTGCCAGCCCTGTCCTGTGTACCGCCCAGTGTGCATCTGAGTATGGAGCCGCCGCCCGAAGCGCCAGGCAGCCCCCTGCCCTCCGGCCTGACGCTCATGGTACACTGCGTCGCCGAAGGACACCCCACGCCCCGCCTGCAATGGCAACTTCAGATCCCGGGTGGCACCGTAGTGCTAGCCCCGCAAGTCCTGAGCGGGGAGGACGGCGGGGACGGGGCGGAAGacggggagggggaaggagatggggacgGGCCAACGCAGACAGAGGCCCCAACCCCGACTCCAGCACACGCCTGGCCGGCTCCCCCAGCCACCCAGCGCTTCCTGGCCCTCACCAATGGCTCCCTGTTGGTGCCCTTCCTGAGTGCCAAGGAGGCAGGCGTCTACACCTGCCGTGCCCACAACGAGCTGGGCGCCAACTCCACGTCGGTTCGTGTGGCAGTGGCAGCTGCCGGCCCCCCAAAGCACGCTCCTGGCGCAGGGGGAGACCCTGATGGGCAGGCTCCAACCTCTGAGCGTAAGTCCACAGCTAAAACCCGGGGCAACAGCGTCTTAACGTCCAAGCCCGAAGGCAAAATCAAAGGCCAAGGCGTGGGCCGGGTTAGCGTCCTCGGAGATTCAGAGATGGGGCCGGAGcaggaggaggcggaggaggaggcaggtgagggTGAAGAAGCGGAAAATCAGGTCCCCGCCGACCCAATGGAGGAGCAGCGCTGTGGCCAAGGAGACCTCTCGCGGTACGTGTCCAACCACGCCTTCAACCAGAGCGCCGAGCTCAAGCCTCACGTTTTTGAGCTGGGCGTCATCGCGCTGGACGTGGCGGAGCGGGAGGCGCGGGTGCAGCTGACGCCCTTGGCGGCTCGCTGGGGCCCGGGGCCTGGGGGCGCTTCGGGAGGAGGGCGACCCGGGCGGCGGCCACTGCGCCTGCTTTATCTGTGCCCGGCGGGGGGCGGCGCAGCAGTGCAGTGGTCGCGTGTAGAGGAGGGCGTCAACGCCTACTGGTTCCGTGGCCTGCGGCCCGGCACCAACTACTCCGTGTGCCTGGCGCTAGCAGGCGAGGCCTGCCACGTGCAAGTGGTGTTCGCCACCAAGAAAGAGCTGCCCTCGCTGCTGGTGATCGTGGCGGTGAGCGTGTTCCTTCTGGTGCTGGCCACCGTGCCCCTGCTGGGCGCCGCCTGCTGCCATCTGCTGGCCAAACACCCGGGCAAGCCCTACCGCCTAATCCTGAGGCCGCAGGCCCCCGACCCCATGGAGAAGCGCATCGCCGCCGACTTCGACCCGCGCGCCTCCTACCTCGAGTCCGAGAAAAGCTACCCCGCAGGTGGCGAGGCGGGCGGGGAGGAGCCAGAAGAGGCCCCCGGGGAGGGCCTTGACGAAGACGCCGAGCAGGGGGACCCCAGTGGGGACCTGCAGAGAGAGGAGAGCCTGGCAGCTTGCTCGCTGGTGGAATCCCAGTCCAAGGCCAACCAAGAGGAGTTCGAGGCGGGCTCCGAGTACAGTGACCGGTTGCCCTTAGGTGCCGAAGCGGTCGACATCGCCCAGGAGATTAACGGCAACTACAGGCAGACGGTGGGCTGA
- the ISLR2 gene encoding immunoglobulin superfamily containing leucine-rich repeat protein 2 isoform X3, with protein sequence MFTACTLLSDSVAATDVGSALGLSSWLRDIQSGEGVATRGQRTESWRAAVAAPGKGSPRGAWRVCFPVPVPVFLPPAASSHLLLSRWDFSLRGLSTDASARLCPGSAMVPLRALCLAWALLGAAAACPEPCACVDKYAHQFADCAYKELREVPEGLPANVTTLSLSANKITVLRRGAFADVTQVTSLWLAHNEVRTVEPGSLAVLSQLKNLDLSHNLISSFPWSDLRNLSALQLLKMNHNRLGSLPRDALGALPDLRSLRINNNRLRTLAPGTFDALSALSHLQLYHNPFHCSCSLVWLQAWAASTRVSLPEPDSIACASPPELQGVPVHRLPALSCVPPSVHLSMEPPPEAPGSPLPSGLTLMVHCVAEGHPTPRLQWQLQIPGGTVVLAPQVLSGEDGGDGAEDGEGEGDGDGPTQTEAPTPTPAHAWPAPPATQRFLALTNGSLLVPFLSAKEAGVYTCRAHNELGANSTSVRVAVAAAGPPKHAPGAGGDPDGQAPTSERKSTAKTRGNSVLTSKPEGKIKGQGVGRVSVLGDSEMGPEQEEAEEEAGEGEEAENQVPADPMEEQRCGQGDLSRYVSNHAFNQSAELKPHVFELGVIALDVAEREARVQLTPLAARWGPGPGGASGGGRPGRRPLRLLYLCPAGGGAAVQWSRVEEGVNAYWFRGLRPGTNYSVCLALAGEACHVQVVFATKKELPSLLVIVAVSVFLLVLATVPLLGAACCHLLAKHPGKPYRLILRPQAPDPMEKRIAADFDPRASYLESEKSYPAGGEAGGEEPEEAPGEGLDEDAEQGDPSGDLQREESLAACSLVESQSKANQEEFEAGSEYSDRLPLGAEAVDIAQEINGNYRQTVG encoded by the exons ATGTTCACCGCCTGCACCCTCCTTTCCGATTCTG TCGCAGCAACAGATGTGGGAAGCGCCCTTGGGCTGTCGTCCTGGCTCCGCGACATCCAGTCTGGAGAGGGGGTTGCAACCCGAGGGCAGCGCACGGAGAGTTGGAGAGCAGCCG TTGCAGCCCCCGGGAAAGGCAGCCCGAGAGGGGCCTGGCGAGTCTGCTTCCCCGTTCCCGTCCCAGTCTTCTTGCCACCTGCAGCAAGTTCACACCTTTTGCTGAGCCGCTGGGATTTCAGTCTCAGAGGGCTGTCTACAGACGCAAGTGCCCGCCTGTGTCCCG GATCAGCGATGGTGCCCTTGAGGGCCCTGTGTCTGGCTTGGGCGCTGCTAGGAGCGGCCGCAGCGTGCCCAGAGCCGTGCGCCTGCGTGGACAAGTACGCGCACCAGTTCGCCGACTGCGCCTACAAGGAGCTGCGCGAGGTTCCAGAAGGACTGCCGGCCAACGTGACCACGCTCAGTCTGTCGGCGAACAAGATCACCGTATTGCGGCGCGGGGCTTTCGCCGACGTCACGCAGGTCACCTCGCTGTGGTTGGCGCACAATGAGGTGCGCACGGTGGAACCCGGCTCGCTGGCCGTGCTGAGCCAGCTCAAGAACCTCGACCTGAGCCACAACCTCATATCCAGCTTCCCATGGAGCGACCTGCGTAATCTGAGCGCGCTACAGCTGCTCAAGATGAACCACAACCGCCTGGGCTCGTTGCCCCGGGACGCACTCGGTGCGCTGCCTGATCTGCGCTCTCTGCGCATCAACAACAACCGGCTTCGCACACTGGCTCCCGGCACCTTCGACGCGCTAAGCGCGCTGTCGCATCTGCAACTCTACCACAACCCCTTCCACTGCAGTTGCAGTCTTGTGTGGCTGCAGGCCTGGGCCGCGAGCACCCGGGTCTCCTTGCCCGAGCCCGACTCCATCGCGTGCGCCTCGCCTCCTGAGCTGCAGGGCGTGCCGGTGCATCGCCTGCCAGCCCTGTCCTGTGTACCGCCCAGTGTGCATCTGAGTATGGAGCCGCCGCCCGAAGCGCCAGGCAGCCCCCTGCCCTCCGGCCTGACGCTCATGGTACACTGCGTCGCCGAAGGACACCCCACGCCCCGCCTGCAATGGCAACTTCAGATCCCGGGTGGCACCGTAGTGCTAGCCCCGCAAGTCCTGAGCGGGGAGGACGGCGGGGACGGGGCGGAAGacggggagggggaaggagatggggacgGGCCAACGCAGACAGAGGCCCCAACCCCGACTCCAGCACACGCCTGGCCGGCTCCCCCAGCCACCCAGCGCTTCCTGGCCCTCACCAATGGCTCCCTGTTGGTGCCCTTCCTGAGTGCCAAGGAGGCAGGCGTCTACACCTGCCGTGCCCACAACGAGCTGGGCGCCAACTCCACGTCGGTTCGTGTGGCAGTGGCAGCTGCCGGCCCCCCAAAGCACGCTCCTGGCGCAGGGGGAGACCCTGATGGGCAGGCTCCAACCTCTGAGCGTAAGTCCACAGCTAAAACCCGGGGCAACAGCGTCTTAACGTCCAAGCCCGAAGGCAAAATCAAAGGCCAAGGCGTGGGCCGGGTTAGCGTCCTCGGAGATTCAGAGATGGGGCCGGAGcaggaggaggcggaggaggaggcaggtgagggTGAAGAAGCGGAAAATCAGGTCCCCGCCGACCCAATGGAGGAGCAGCGCTGTGGCCAAGGAGACCTCTCGCGGTACGTGTCCAACCACGCCTTCAACCAGAGCGCCGAGCTCAAGCCTCACGTTTTTGAGCTGGGCGTCATCGCGCTGGACGTGGCGGAGCGGGAGGCGCGGGTGCAGCTGACGCCCTTGGCGGCTCGCTGGGGCCCGGGGCCTGGGGGCGCTTCGGGAGGAGGGCGACCCGGGCGGCGGCCACTGCGCCTGCTTTATCTGTGCCCGGCGGGGGGCGGCGCAGCAGTGCAGTGGTCGCGTGTAGAGGAGGGCGTCAACGCCTACTGGTTCCGTGGCCTGCGGCCCGGCACCAACTACTCCGTGTGCCTGGCGCTAGCAGGCGAGGCCTGCCACGTGCAAGTGGTGTTCGCCACCAAGAAAGAGCTGCCCTCGCTGCTGGTGATCGTGGCGGTGAGCGTGTTCCTTCTGGTGCTGGCCACCGTGCCCCTGCTGGGCGCCGCCTGCTGCCATCTGCTGGCCAAACACCCGGGCAAGCCCTACCGCCTAATCCTGAGGCCGCAGGCCCCCGACCCCATGGAGAAGCGCATCGCCGCCGACTTCGACCCGCGCGCCTCCTACCTCGAGTCCGAGAAAAGCTACCCCGCAGGTGGCGAGGCGGGCGGGGAGGAGCCAGAAGAGGCCCCCGGGGAGGGCCTTGACGAAGACGCCGAGCAGGGGGACCCCAGTGGGGACCTGCAGAGAGAGGAGAGCCTGGCAGCTTGCTCGCTGGTGGAATCCCAGTCCAAGGCCAACCAAGAGGAGTTCGAGGCGGGCTCCGAGTACAGTGACCGGTTGCCCTTAGGTGCCGAAGCGGTCGACATCGCCCAGGAGATTAACGGCAACTACAGGCAGACGGTGGGCTGA
- the ISLR2 gene encoding immunoglobulin superfamily containing leucine-rich repeat protein 2 isoform X1: MMMGDSNIEEQLCGRCEVAATDVGSALGLSSWLRDIQSGEGVATRGQRTESWRAAVAAPGKGSPRGAWRVCFPVPVPVFLPPAASSHLLLSRWDFSLRGLSTDASARLCPGSAMVPLRALCLAWALLGAAAACPEPCACVDKYAHQFADCAYKELREVPEGLPANVTTLSLSANKITVLRRGAFADVTQVTSLWLAHNEVRTVEPGSLAVLSQLKNLDLSHNLISSFPWSDLRNLSALQLLKMNHNRLGSLPRDALGALPDLRSLRINNNRLRTLAPGTFDALSALSHLQLYHNPFHCSCSLVWLQAWAASTRVSLPEPDSIACASPPELQGVPVHRLPALSCVPPSVHLSMEPPPEAPGSPLPSGLTLMVHCVAEGHPTPRLQWQLQIPGGTVVLAPQVLSGEDGGDGAEDGEGEGDGDGPTQTEAPTPTPAHAWPAPPATQRFLALTNGSLLVPFLSAKEAGVYTCRAHNELGANSTSVRVAVAAAGPPKHAPGAGGDPDGQAPTSERKSTAKTRGNSVLTSKPEGKIKGQGVGRVSVLGDSEMGPEQEEAEEEAGEGEEAENQVPADPMEEQRCGQGDLSRYVSNHAFNQSAELKPHVFELGVIALDVAEREARVQLTPLAARWGPGPGGASGGGRPGRRPLRLLYLCPAGGGAAVQWSRVEEGVNAYWFRGLRPGTNYSVCLALAGEACHVQVVFATKKELPSLLVIVAVSVFLLVLATVPLLGAACCHLLAKHPGKPYRLILRPQAPDPMEKRIAADFDPRASYLESEKSYPAGGEAGGEEPEEAPGEGLDEDAEQGDPSGDLQREESLAACSLVESQSKANQEEFEAGSEYSDRLPLGAEAVDIAQEINGNYRQTVG; this comes from the exons ATGATGATGGGTGATTCTAATATTGAAGAGCAACTGTGTGGACGGTGTGAGG TCGCAGCAACAGATGTGGGAAGCGCCCTTGGGCTGTCGTCCTGGCTCCGCGACATCCAGTCTGGAGAGGGGGTTGCAACCCGAGGGCAGCGCACGGAGAGTTGGAGAGCAGCCG TTGCAGCCCCCGGGAAAGGCAGCCCGAGAGGGGCCTGGCGAGTCTGCTTCCCCGTTCCCGTCCCAGTCTTCTTGCCACCTGCAGCAAGTTCACACCTTTTGCTGAGCCGCTGGGATTTCAGTCTCAGAGGGCTGTCTACAGACGCAAGTGCCCGCCTGTGTCCCG GATCAGCGATGGTGCCCTTGAGGGCCCTGTGTCTGGCTTGGGCGCTGCTAGGAGCGGCCGCAGCGTGCCCAGAGCCGTGCGCCTGCGTGGACAAGTACGCGCACCAGTTCGCCGACTGCGCCTACAAGGAGCTGCGCGAGGTTCCAGAAGGACTGCCGGCCAACGTGACCACGCTCAGTCTGTCGGCGAACAAGATCACCGTATTGCGGCGCGGGGCTTTCGCCGACGTCACGCAGGTCACCTCGCTGTGGTTGGCGCACAATGAGGTGCGCACGGTGGAACCCGGCTCGCTGGCCGTGCTGAGCCAGCTCAAGAACCTCGACCTGAGCCACAACCTCATATCCAGCTTCCCATGGAGCGACCTGCGTAATCTGAGCGCGCTACAGCTGCTCAAGATGAACCACAACCGCCTGGGCTCGTTGCCCCGGGACGCACTCGGTGCGCTGCCTGATCTGCGCTCTCTGCGCATCAACAACAACCGGCTTCGCACACTGGCTCCCGGCACCTTCGACGCGCTAAGCGCGCTGTCGCATCTGCAACTCTACCACAACCCCTTCCACTGCAGTTGCAGTCTTGTGTGGCTGCAGGCCTGGGCCGCGAGCACCCGGGTCTCCTTGCCCGAGCCCGACTCCATCGCGTGCGCCTCGCCTCCTGAGCTGCAGGGCGTGCCGGTGCATCGCCTGCCAGCCCTGTCCTGTGTACCGCCCAGTGTGCATCTGAGTATGGAGCCGCCGCCCGAAGCGCCAGGCAGCCCCCTGCCCTCCGGCCTGACGCTCATGGTACACTGCGTCGCCGAAGGACACCCCACGCCCCGCCTGCAATGGCAACTTCAGATCCCGGGTGGCACCGTAGTGCTAGCCCCGCAAGTCCTGAGCGGGGAGGACGGCGGGGACGGGGCGGAAGacggggagggggaaggagatggggacgGGCCAACGCAGACAGAGGCCCCAACCCCGACTCCAGCACACGCCTGGCCGGCTCCCCCAGCCACCCAGCGCTTCCTGGCCCTCACCAATGGCTCCCTGTTGGTGCCCTTCCTGAGTGCCAAGGAGGCAGGCGTCTACACCTGCCGTGCCCACAACGAGCTGGGCGCCAACTCCACGTCGGTTCGTGTGGCAGTGGCAGCTGCCGGCCCCCCAAAGCACGCTCCTGGCGCAGGGGGAGACCCTGATGGGCAGGCTCCAACCTCTGAGCGTAAGTCCACAGCTAAAACCCGGGGCAACAGCGTCTTAACGTCCAAGCCCGAAGGCAAAATCAAAGGCCAAGGCGTGGGCCGGGTTAGCGTCCTCGGAGATTCAGAGATGGGGCCGGAGcaggaggaggcggaggaggaggcaggtgagggTGAAGAAGCGGAAAATCAGGTCCCCGCCGACCCAATGGAGGAGCAGCGCTGTGGCCAAGGAGACCTCTCGCGGTACGTGTCCAACCACGCCTTCAACCAGAGCGCCGAGCTCAAGCCTCACGTTTTTGAGCTGGGCGTCATCGCGCTGGACGTGGCGGAGCGGGAGGCGCGGGTGCAGCTGACGCCCTTGGCGGCTCGCTGGGGCCCGGGGCCTGGGGGCGCTTCGGGAGGAGGGCGACCCGGGCGGCGGCCACTGCGCCTGCTTTATCTGTGCCCGGCGGGGGGCGGCGCAGCAGTGCAGTGGTCGCGTGTAGAGGAGGGCGTCAACGCCTACTGGTTCCGTGGCCTGCGGCCCGGCACCAACTACTCCGTGTGCCTGGCGCTAGCAGGCGAGGCCTGCCACGTGCAAGTGGTGTTCGCCACCAAGAAAGAGCTGCCCTCGCTGCTGGTGATCGTGGCGGTGAGCGTGTTCCTTCTGGTGCTGGCCACCGTGCCCCTGCTGGGCGCCGCCTGCTGCCATCTGCTGGCCAAACACCCGGGCAAGCCCTACCGCCTAATCCTGAGGCCGCAGGCCCCCGACCCCATGGAGAAGCGCATCGCCGCCGACTTCGACCCGCGCGCCTCCTACCTCGAGTCCGAGAAAAGCTACCCCGCAGGTGGCGAGGCGGGCGGGGAGGAGCCAGAAGAGGCCCCCGGGGAGGGCCTTGACGAAGACGCCGAGCAGGGGGACCCCAGTGGGGACCTGCAGAGAGAGGAGAGCCTGGCAGCTTGCTCGCTGGTGGAATCCCAGTCCAAGGCCAACCAAGAGGAGTTCGAGGCGGGCTCCGAGTACAGTGACCGGTTGCCCTTAGGTGCCGAAGCGGTCGACATCGCCCAGGAGATTAACGGCAACTACAGGCAGACGGTGGGCTGA
- the ISLR2 gene encoding immunoglobulin superfamily containing leucine-rich repeat protein 2 isoform X2 — protein MMMGDSNIEEQLCGRCEVAATDVGSALGLSSWLRDIQSGEGVATRGQRTESWRAAAPGKGSPRGAWRVCFPVPVPVFLPPAASSHLLLSRWDFSLRGLSTDASARLCPGSAMVPLRALCLAWALLGAAAACPEPCACVDKYAHQFADCAYKELREVPEGLPANVTTLSLSANKITVLRRGAFADVTQVTSLWLAHNEVRTVEPGSLAVLSQLKNLDLSHNLISSFPWSDLRNLSALQLLKMNHNRLGSLPRDALGALPDLRSLRINNNRLRTLAPGTFDALSALSHLQLYHNPFHCSCSLVWLQAWAASTRVSLPEPDSIACASPPELQGVPVHRLPALSCVPPSVHLSMEPPPEAPGSPLPSGLTLMVHCVAEGHPTPRLQWQLQIPGGTVVLAPQVLSGEDGGDGAEDGEGEGDGDGPTQTEAPTPTPAHAWPAPPATQRFLALTNGSLLVPFLSAKEAGVYTCRAHNELGANSTSVRVAVAAAGPPKHAPGAGGDPDGQAPTSERKSTAKTRGNSVLTSKPEGKIKGQGVGRVSVLGDSEMGPEQEEAEEEAGEGEEAENQVPADPMEEQRCGQGDLSRYVSNHAFNQSAELKPHVFELGVIALDVAEREARVQLTPLAARWGPGPGGASGGGRPGRRPLRLLYLCPAGGGAAVQWSRVEEGVNAYWFRGLRPGTNYSVCLALAGEACHVQVVFATKKELPSLLVIVAVSVFLLVLATVPLLGAACCHLLAKHPGKPYRLILRPQAPDPMEKRIAADFDPRASYLESEKSYPAGGEAGGEEPEEAPGEGLDEDAEQGDPSGDLQREESLAACSLVESQSKANQEEFEAGSEYSDRLPLGAEAVDIAQEINGNYRQTVG, from the exons ATGATGATGGGTGATTCTAATATTGAAGAGCAACTGTGTGGACGGTGTGAGG TCGCAGCAACAGATGTGGGAAGCGCCCTTGGGCTGTCGTCCTGGCTCCGCGACATCCAGTCTGGAGAGGGGGTTGCAACCCGAGGGCAGCGCACGGAGAGTTGGAGAGCAGCCG CCCCCGGGAAAGGCAGCCCGAGAGGGGCCTGGCGAGTCTGCTTCCCCGTTCCCGTCCCAGTCTTCTTGCCACCTGCAGCAAGTTCACACCTTTTGCTGAGCCGCTGGGATTTCAGTCTCAGAGGGCTGTCTACAGACGCAAGTGCCCGCCTGTGTCCCG GATCAGCGATGGTGCCCTTGAGGGCCCTGTGTCTGGCTTGGGCGCTGCTAGGAGCGGCCGCAGCGTGCCCAGAGCCGTGCGCCTGCGTGGACAAGTACGCGCACCAGTTCGCCGACTGCGCCTACAAGGAGCTGCGCGAGGTTCCAGAAGGACTGCCGGCCAACGTGACCACGCTCAGTCTGTCGGCGAACAAGATCACCGTATTGCGGCGCGGGGCTTTCGCCGACGTCACGCAGGTCACCTCGCTGTGGTTGGCGCACAATGAGGTGCGCACGGTGGAACCCGGCTCGCTGGCCGTGCTGAGCCAGCTCAAGAACCTCGACCTGAGCCACAACCTCATATCCAGCTTCCCATGGAGCGACCTGCGTAATCTGAGCGCGCTACAGCTGCTCAAGATGAACCACAACCGCCTGGGCTCGTTGCCCCGGGACGCACTCGGTGCGCTGCCTGATCTGCGCTCTCTGCGCATCAACAACAACCGGCTTCGCACACTGGCTCCCGGCACCTTCGACGCGCTAAGCGCGCTGTCGCATCTGCAACTCTACCACAACCCCTTCCACTGCAGTTGCAGTCTTGTGTGGCTGCAGGCCTGGGCCGCGAGCACCCGGGTCTCCTTGCCCGAGCCCGACTCCATCGCGTGCGCCTCGCCTCCTGAGCTGCAGGGCGTGCCGGTGCATCGCCTGCCAGCCCTGTCCTGTGTACCGCCCAGTGTGCATCTGAGTATGGAGCCGCCGCCCGAAGCGCCAGGCAGCCCCCTGCCCTCCGGCCTGACGCTCATGGTACACTGCGTCGCCGAAGGACACCCCACGCCCCGCCTGCAATGGCAACTTCAGATCCCGGGTGGCACCGTAGTGCTAGCCCCGCAAGTCCTGAGCGGGGAGGACGGCGGGGACGGGGCGGAAGacggggagggggaaggagatggggacgGGCCAACGCAGACAGAGGCCCCAACCCCGACTCCAGCACACGCCTGGCCGGCTCCCCCAGCCACCCAGCGCTTCCTGGCCCTCACCAATGGCTCCCTGTTGGTGCCCTTCCTGAGTGCCAAGGAGGCAGGCGTCTACACCTGCCGTGCCCACAACGAGCTGGGCGCCAACTCCACGTCGGTTCGTGTGGCAGTGGCAGCTGCCGGCCCCCCAAAGCACGCTCCTGGCGCAGGGGGAGACCCTGATGGGCAGGCTCCAACCTCTGAGCGTAAGTCCACAGCTAAAACCCGGGGCAACAGCGTCTTAACGTCCAAGCCCGAAGGCAAAATCAAAGGCCAAGGCGTGGGCCGGGTTAGCGTCCTCGGAGATTCAGAGATGGGGCCGGAGcaggaggaggcggaggaggaggcaggtgagggTGAAGAAGCGGAAAATCAGGTCCCCGCCGACCCAATGGAGGAGCAGCGCTGTGGCCAAGGAGACCTCTCGCGGTACGTGTCCAACCACGCCTTCAACCAGAGCGCCGAGCTCAAGCCTCACGTTTTTGAGCTGGGCGTCATCGCGCTGGACGTGGCGGAGCGGGAGGCGCGGGTGCAGCTGACGCCCTTGGCGGCTCGCTGGGGCCCGGGGCCTGGGGGCGCTTCGGGAGGAGGGCGACCCGGGCGGCGGCCACTGCGCCTGCTTTATCTGTGCCCGGCGGGGGGCGGCGCAGCAGTGCAGTGGTCGCGTGTAGAGGAGGGCGTCAACGCCTACTGGTTCCGTGGCCTGCGGCCCGGCACCAACTACTCCGTGTGCCTGGCGCTAGCAGGCGAGGCCTGCCACGTGCAAGTGGTGTTCGCCACCAAGAAAGAGCTGCCCTCGCTGCTGGTGATCGTGGCGGTGAGCGTGTTCCTTCTGGTGCTGGCCACCGTGCCCCTGCTGGGCGCCGCCTGCTGCCATCTGCTGGCCAAACACCCGGGCAAGCCCTACCGCCTAATCCTGAGGCCGCAGGCCCCCGACCCCATGGAGAAGCGCATCGCCGCCGACTTCGACCCGCGCGCCTCCTACCTCGAGTCCGAGAAAAGCTACCCCGCAGGTGGCGAGGCGGGCGGGGAGGAGCCAGAAGAGGCCCCCGGGGAGGGCCTTGACGAAGACGCCGAGCAGGGGGACCCCAGTGGGGACCTGCAGAGAGAGGAGAGCCTGGCAGCTTGCTCGCTGGTGGAATCCCAGTCCAAGGCCAACCAAGAGGAGTTCGAGGCGGGCTCCGAGTACAGTGACCGGTTGCCCTTAGGTGCCGAAGCGGTCGACATCGCCCAGGAGATTAACGGCAACTACAGGCAGACGGTGGGCTGA